One Astyanax mexicanus isolate ESR-SI-001 chromosome 3, AstMex3_surface, whole genome shotgun sequence genomic region harbors:
- the LOC111190432 gene encoding asparagine synthetase [glutamine-hydrolyzing]-like isoform X1 gives MLLSSHCCHSALQSSCRVTLSAAPVRRSKMCGIWALFGSDECLAIQCTNAMKIAHRGPDAFRFENVNGFTNCCFGFHRLAIVDQLHGMQPLRVKKFPYLWLCYNGEIYNHELLKEQFEFDYQTRMDGEILLHLYDRFGIEKMSSLLDGVFAFILLDTANRKIFLGRDTYGVRPMFKLLTDDGFLAVCSEAKGLTQITHSMSEPVKIMPFPPGHFEEFNLKLNGKVESVQLERFHCCTEEPKHAEYDDAEQLGKGFALETVKSNIRILFENAVRKRLMAHRRIGCLLSGGLDSSLVAATLVKLSKEQELQYPIQTFAIGAEDSPDIAAARKVAAHIGSEHHEVNFTPEEAIKAVEEVIIHLESYDITTVRASVGMYLVSKYIREKTDSVVIFSGEGSDELTQGYIYFHKAPSPKAGAEDSVRLLKELYMFDVLRADRTTAAHGLELRVPFLDHRFTAYYLSLPEEMRAPKDGVEKHLLREAFSGLDLIPDEILWRRKEAFSDGMTSTKKSWYSFLQENIESKINDSQLQKAKKLFPYNPPTTKEGLFMRQLFEKHYPGCCEWTTHYWMPRWIKATDPSARTLSIYKPEKNQ, from the exons AAGCAAAATGTGTGGTATATGGGCGTTGTTTGGGAGTGATGAGTGCCTGGCGATTCAGTGCACCAACGCTATGAAGATTGCACATCGAGGTCCTGATGCTTTTCGCTTTGAGAATGTCAACGGTTTCACCAACTGCTGCTTCGGTTTCCACCGGTTGGCCATTGTGGACCAGCTGCATGGCATGCAGCCCCTTAGAGTGAAGAAGTTCCCCTACCTCTGGCTCTGCTACAATGGTGAAATTTACAACCACGAACTG cttAAAGAGCAGTTTGAGTTTGACTATCAGACCAGAATGGACGGGGAGATCCTGCTTCACCTGTACGATCGTTTCGGCATTGAAAAGATGAGCTCGCTGTTGGACGGCGTGTTTGCCTTCATCCTGCTGGACACGGCCAATAGGAAAATTTTCTTGGGAAGGGACACGTACGGTGTGAGGCCCATGTTCAAGCTGCTGACTGATGATGGCTTCCTCGCTGTCTGCTCAGAGGCCAAAG GCCTAACACAGATCACACACTCCATGTCTGAACCAGTAAAGATCATGCCCTTCCCGCCAGGCCACTTTGAGGAGTTTAATCTGAAGCTGAATGGAAAGGTGGAGTCTGTTCAGCTGGAACGTTTTCATTGCTGCACAGAAGAGCCCAAACATGCTGAATATGATGATGCTGAGCAGCTTGGCAAAG GTTTTGCTCTAGAGACAGTGAAGAGCAACATCAGAATCCTGTTTGAAAACGCTGTGAGAAAGCGGCTGATGGCCCACAGAAGAATTGGCTGCCTCCTCTCAG GTGGACTTGATTCTAGCCTGGTGGCTGCCACACTTGTCAAGCTGTCCAAGGAGCAGGAGTTGCAGTACCCCATTCAGACATTTGCTATCGGAGCGGAAGACAGTCCAGATATTGCTGCTGCGCGCAAG GTAGCAGCACACATAGGCAGCGAACACCATGAGGTGAACTTTACCCCAGAGGAGGCCATCAAGGCTGTAGAGGAAGTCATCATCCATCTGGAGAGTTACGACATCACCACAGTACGCGCTTCTGTTG GAATGTATCTGGTTTCTAAGTATATCCGTGAGAAGACGGACAGTGTGGTGATCTTTTCCGGTGAAGGATCTGATGAACTCACACAGGGCTACATCTACTTTCATAAG GCTCCATCACCGAAGGCCGGTGCAGAGGACAGTGTGCGTCTGCTGAAGGAGCTGTATATGTTTGATGTTCTGAGAGCAGATAGAACTACAGCTGCACACGG ACTGGAGCTGAGAGTGCCTTTCCTGGACCACAGGTTCACTGCTTACTATCTTTCCCTGCCTGAGGAGATGAGGGCacctaag GATGGTGTGGAGAAGCATCTTCTGAGGGAAGCATTCAGTGGGCTGGATCTGATTCCAGATGAGATACTGTGGAGACGTAAAGAGGCTTTCAGTGATGGAATGACCTCTACAAAGAAGTCCTGGTATTCCTTCCTCCAGGAGAACATTGAATCTAAG ATAAATGACTCACAGTTACAGAAGGCCAAAAAGCTGTTCCCTTATAACCCCCCTACTACCAAAGAAGGCCTCTTCATGCGCCAGCTGTTTGAGAAGCATTACCCCGGGTGCTGTGAATGGACCACCCACTACTGGATGCCCCGCTGGATTAAAGCTACTGACCCCTCCGCCAGAACCCTGTCCATCTACAAACCAGAAAAGAACCAGTAG
- the LOC111190432 gene encoding asparagine synthetase [glutamine-hydrolyzing]-like isoform X6 codes for MCGIWALFGSDECLAIQCTNAMKIAHRGPDAFRFENVNGFTNCCFGFHRLAIVDQLHGMQPLRVKKFPYLWLCYNGEIYNHELLKEQFEFDYQTRMDGEILLHLYDRFGIEKMSSLLDGVFAFILLDTANRKIFLGRDTYGVRPMFKLLTDDGFLAVCSEAKGLTQITHSMSEPVKIMPFPPGHFEEFNLKLNGKVESVQLERFHCCTEEPKHAEYDDAEQLGKGFALETVKSNIRILFENAVRKRLMAHRRIGCLLSGGLDSSLVAATLVKLSKEQELQYPIQTFAIGAEDSPDIAAARKVAAHIGSEHHEVNFTPEEAIKAVEEVIIHLESYDITTVRASVGMYLVSKYIREKTDSVVIFSGEGSDELTQGYIYFHKAPSPKAGAEDSVRLLKELYMFDVLRADRTTAAHGLELRVPFLDHRFTAYYLSLPEEMRAPKDGVEKHLLREAFSGLDLIPDEILWRRKEAFSDGMTSTKKSWYSFLQENIESKINDSQLQKAKKLFPYNPPTTKEGLFMRQLFEKHYPGCCEWTTHYWMPRWIKATDPSARTLSIYKPEKNQ; via the exons ATGTGTGGTATATGGGCGTTGTTTGGGAGTGATGAGTGCCTGGCGATTCAGTGCACCAACGCTATGAAGATTGCACATCGAGGTCCTGATGCTTTTCGCTTTGAGAATGTCAACGGTTTCACCAACTGCTGCTTCGGTTTCCACCGGTTGGCCATTGTGGACCAGCTGCATGGCATGCAGCCCCTTAGAGTGAAGAAGTTCCCCTACCTCTGGCTCTGCTACAATGGTGAAATTTACAACCACGAACTG cttAAAGAGCAGTTTGAGTTTGACTATCAGACCAGAATGGACGGGGAGATCCTGCTTCACCTGTACGATCGTTTCGGCATTGAAAAGATGAGCTCGCTGTTGGACGGCGTGTTTGCCTTCATCCTGCTGGACACGGCCAATAGGAAAATTTTCTTGGGAAGGGACACGTACGGTGTGAGGCCCATGTTCAAGCTGCTGACTGATGATGGCTTCCTCGCTGTCTGCTCAGAGGCCAAAG GCCTAACACAGATCACACACTCCATGTCTGAACCAGTAAAGATCATGCCCTTCCCGCCAGGCCACTTTGAGGAGTTTAATCTGAAGCTGAATGGAAAGGTGGAGTCTGTTCAGCTGGAACGTTTTCATTGCTGCACAGAAGAGCCCAAACATGCTGAATATGATGATGCTGAGCAGCTTGGCAAAG GTTTTGCTCTAGAGACAGTGAAGAGCAACATCAGAATCCTGTTTGAAAACGCTGTGAGAAAGCGGCTGATGGCCCACAGAAGAATTGGCTGCCTCCTCTCAG GTGGACTTGATTCTAGCCTGGTGGCTGCCACACTTGTCAAGCTGTCCAAGGAGCAGGAGTTGCAGTACCCCATTCAGACATTTGCTATCGGAGCGGAAGACAGTCCAGATATTGCTGCTGCGCGCAAG GTAGCAGCACACATAGGCAGCGAACACCATGAGGTGAACTTTACCCCAGAGGAGGCCATCAAGGCTGTAGAGGAAGTCATCATCCATCTGGAGAGTTACGACATCACCACAGTACGCGCTTCTGTTG GAATGTATCTGGTTTCTAAGTATATCCGTGAGAAGACGGACAGTGTGGTGATCTTTTCCGGTGAAGGATCTGATGAACTCACACAGGGCTACATCTACTTTCATAAG GCTCCATCACCGAAGGCCGGTGCAGAGGACAGTGTGCGTCTGCTGAAGGAGCTGTATATGTTTGATGTTCTGAGAGCAGATAGAACTACAGCTGCACACGG ACTGGAGCTGAGAGTGCCTTTCCTGGACCACAGGTTCACTGCTTACTATCTTTCCCTGCCTGAGGAGATGAGGGCacctaag GATGGTGTGGAGAAGCATCTTCTGAGGGAAGCATTCAGTGGGCTGGATCTGATTCCAGATGAGATACTGTGGAGACGTAAAGAGGCTTTCAGTGATGGAATGACCTCTACAAAGAAGTCCTGGTATTCCTTCCTCCAGGAGAACATTGAATCTAAG ATAAATGACTCACAGTTACAGAAGGCCAAAAAGCTGTTCCCTTATAACCCCCCTACTACCAAAGAAGGCCTCTTCATGCGCCAGCTGTTTGAGAAGCATTACCCCGGGTGCTGTGAATGGACCACCCACTACTGGATGCCCCGCTGGATTAAAGCTACTGACCCCTCCGCCAGAACCCTGTCCATCTACAAACCAGAAAAGAACCAGTAG